A window of Garra rufa chromosome 6, GarRuf1.0, whole genome shotgun sequence genomic DNA:
CTTGTACATTTGGAAAGTTTGCAAATACCATTAAAGGTCATTCAGTGCAGCTTACTTTGTATCAGCTGACAATAAGAGCTTTGATTTTAGAGAAGTTGTTATATTGCTCAGATAAAGGGTCCAATAAGAACCTTTAGAAAGAataaaaggacaatatttggtcgagatacagctatatgaaaatatgaaatctgagggtgcaaaaaaatattgagaaaatactcgtaaaagttgtccaaacaaagttcttagccatgcatattactaatcaaaaagttttgatgTGTTCATGGTAGAAAATGTGCAAACTATCTTCATGAATGATGATTAAGGCAtaacatacaatgtatttttggcttttgctacttAAGAgcggttttgtggtctagggtcgcAAATAAAGAAAACCACTTGATGTCATAGGAGTTCAACAAAGAGTATTTAATTCAGTGGTTttcagaaaaaaggaaaaaaaaaacatctgttgttTTACATGCGTTGTTGAACCTGTATCTGATCTTCCGTTTCCTCCTTCTTCCTGTTTCTAGATGCAGAATTTTGCTCACCTGAGAGCCACTGAAAGTAAGTTTCATGCCATTATATATCACACTTTGAACTTTAATCATGTGGTCGAAACATAAAAGCATAGGTATCTTGAACCTGAAATATTGCTTGGCACATTGACTTCCTCTGTTAAGTCTCGGGACTGACGTGTCGCTTTGTCTCCGCCCTGCAGGTGACCTCAAAGCAGGTGTGATGGCATGGGAAACTTTCGCGTACGGAAGCGGTAAAACCATCGGCTCCCTCTACAACTATGATGAAAAACAGAACGTGCTGGACGTCAAAGAAAGCGGAAGCTACTTCCTGTACGTCCAACTAAATTTTACCTGCAGTGGACGATGTCCGTCTGGCAAATTCAACGTCAACTTTTACAATCAACGCAATATCAAGGAGCTCACCTGCAGCGTCTCGCTACCTGAATCGAGCAAAGAAACGCCTCAAAGTAAGACGTGTTGGCGCGTCGTGACCTTCCAGGAAAACGGAAACCGCCTCTATGCCAAATCAAGCCTTGAAAAGAAACTAAAGAACTGGAAACTGGAGTTGAATGACTCTGGCTTTGGGATGTTTCTGGTGGATGGATTACGATCAGTACATCACACATGATCACGTCAAGCCTGAGCGAACTGATTTCGGACTCGTTTGAGTACTCAGGACTGTTGTCAATACTCCGATGAGCACTAATGTCCACAGACTTTCTTCAGTTACCAAAAAGACTGGCTCTTTGACATTTCAGCCACAACATTAAAAAGCATTCTGCTAAATTATGCAGATTTTCCTCTACATAAAAGCTCTGAAAATTCAACGACGCCTAGAGACTTTGTCTGGGCCTGAACAGATAAGCAATGCTTCTTAAGcactatttataatttaaatatatttaatatatgtgtTTAATATTTGCAGTATTTATAATGGTGTTTTGTGTATACTGTACATAATgttgtttaaaacagttgtagACATCACTACGTGTGCGGCGCGTCAGACTTGTACTGCTTGTACTGTATTGTTCTACTGATGTTTaggtgcatcacagaaataatgaGTGAACTTTGACCAGCACATCAACACTAGTGCCTCGGTTGGGTCTGGACGCTTCGCTGTACGTTCAAGAACTCAAAAAGCTGCATGTGTGAACGTCTCTTCACAAACATGCGCTCGTGTTGTGCGTTCGGTGTGAAGGAAAGCACCGTATGAATGCTAACAG
This region includes:
- the LOC141336154 gene encoding uncharacterized protein; this encodes MSASTDVESQSPAARPRSRRLDTFLTVSVIALFVMFMVALAGALYFAKHIEDEINSRTTRGVDGTKDSLVATFPEIGNAYKMQNFAHLRATESDLKAGVMAWETFAYGSGKTIGSLYNYDEKQNVLDVKESGSYFLYVQLNFTCSGRCPSGKFNVNFYNQRNIKELTCSVSLPESSKETPQSKTCWRVVTFQENGNRLYAKSSLEKKLKNWKLELNDSGFGMFLVDGLRSVHHT